From the Hordeum vulgare subsp. vulgare chromosome 1H, MorexV3_pseudomolecules_assembly, whole genome shotgun sequence genome, the window CATATGCTCCATTCAAGTACATTTCCATAACCACAATAATTATTCCAGAATGATCTTTTGATTTTTCAGGGGTGTAACTAAAACTACTTTGTCATGCAGTTGTATCTTGCTATTTTGTTACTTCATTCgcaaaaagggaaaaaataatataaaaagagcaccaaagtTCGATTTGACACACAGGAATATTTATAGGAACATGTTTTGGTTCCTAGAGAATAAAATGGCACATCGCAAACTTGGATCTCGAAGTTGCCTACAAATTGGAGAAATTCAACAAAAGGTTACCCCTCAGTCGTTGTACAAGGAACAATATTATGTATTTAGTACATCCTTTTTGTAGTGAATTCATCACGGGAAACTGATAGATCCCTTTATATATACTTTACCATAATCAATTAAATTTTTGATCTTTTTGACTTTGTTAACCAGTACCGATATTCCCCACACAAGAACTAACTATAAACAATGCATAACTTGAGTGGTTCTAATATTCTGTTTGAGTATTGATGCCACCAATCATTGTCATGGAGCAGTAACAACACCATGCCCCGAATTATGTTCGATCACAAGTTATGCCTTTATCATGCACATTTCCATAACCAACACCAGTTCTCCCAGCAACTAGAAAACCACTATTGCCCATTCAGCAATTCCCTAAGAAAAATGCGCTGTGGCCATTAAAAGATAATAAAATTGGAATAGATAATGGCAAGATGACAAATATATTCCCATGGAGCAGAAAAGGCCACCGGAAATGGGCTATATAAAGCCCACCATCCACCTCGCCTCTGCCAAGTGCTCAACCTCCCCACGCTCTCCTCCTCGAGAAACCCAGAGCAGAGCCAAACCCCCGAGAAACCACTGCCCCGCCACGTGCTCtcgccgcccgcgccccccggAGTAACGTCGCGCATGTCCGCCATGGCCGCCACCGGAGCAGCGCTGCGGCTTCGCCTCCTGTTCCGGATGCTGCGTGTCGGGGAGCTCATCGCCCTCGCGGCGCTCCTCTCCTGGTCCTCCTCCCGCGCGCCCTCCGCGGCCGCCGCCGCTCTGCGCGTGGCGGGGTCGCTCCTCTTCAGCCCCCGGTTCGTGTTCGTCCTCGGCAACGccatcgttctcctcctcctcgcgctCTCCAGGCGCGAGCGCGGTGACCACCCGGCGCCGGCCACCTCCTCCGGCGCCGGCATCGACCAGAGCAGCCAGGCCCCGGCGGTGCTGGCGGCCGGAAGCTTCGCTTCGTTCGCCGCTCCAActacgccgacgccgacgccgacgcagGCAAGTGAAGCGCCCGtggcgatggcgatggcgacggtgccggaggaggaggaggaggtggtgaagCCGGTGGTGTCGGTGACGACGCACGCGGCGAGCAAGGCCCGCGCGCCGAGGCGGACCCGGTCGGAGAAGATGGGCCGGCGCGGCGAGCTGTCGAGGCGGTCGGCGTCGCCGGAGCCGGTGCCGCTGATGCGGCGCTCGGAGTCGGACAACGGTCGCAGGCGGCGGTCGTCGGTGACGGCGCGGGACGTGGGGGTGGCGCGCGGGTGGGCCGGCACGGACGACGCGGAGGAGTTCCGGCGCACCGTGGAGGCGTTCATCGCGAAGC encodes:
- the LOC123451841 gene encoding uncharacterized protein LOC123451841, which produces MSAMAATGAALRLRLLFRMLRVGELIALAALLSWSSSRAPSAAAAALRVAGSLLFSPRFVFVLGNAIVLLLLALSRRERGDHPAPATSSGAGIDQSSQAPAVLAAGSFASFAAPTTPTPTPTQASEAPVAMAMATVPEEEEEVVKPVVSVTTHAASKARAPRRTRSEKMGRRGELSRRSASPEPVPLMRRSESDNGRRRRSSVTARDVGVARGWAGTDDAEEFRRTVEAFIAKQTRFRREEESMAGTLVVVE